In Verrucomicrobiota bacterium, a single window of DNA contains:
- a CDS encoding glycosyltransferase family 4 protein, with protein sequence MSTQERKSKLLFVSPSGIGGLQSFCIDLSEAFRNLGYEVHILFEQREAASEPNPPAPTGVTAGVFAHSPFDNCYHVFTRMADFIRDGAFDIVYPNTSSVAYRAIGLLGPRRPVAVGACHGYNEHDFACNTEFVGYLDHIFAVSNLAAEELRRRLAGADIGVTAIPLGLPSMRAAPPHTFAGPLQIAFAGRLAHIKRIGDMIEVARRLREAGLDFRLRIVGGGPLRGELTRQVAACGLEGHVGFTGFLPRSELDGLWQTAHLTFLLSESEGFGLSVLEAMRFGCVPIVTETCGCREAIRNGDSGFVVQLGDVDKVTALVRQLDRDRDYLGRMSAEAACTVREEYAFEKEVARHLEAIRQAQDHHRRYVAEAVSWKFQPASFINHPWVPNWLAKNLRRAQRRLGR encoded by the coding sequence ATGTCCACCCAGGAACGCAAATCAAAACTCTTGTTCGTATCGCCTTCTGGAATCGGCGGTCTTCAATCCTTCTGCATTGATTTGAGTGAAGCCTTTCGCAACCTCGGCTACGAAGTGCATATCCTTTTTGAGCAGCGCGAAGCGGCGAGCGAGCCGAATCCTCCCGCCCCGACCGGTGTCACCGCAGGTGTCTTTGCCCACTCGCCATTCGATAACTGTTATCACGTATTTACCCGGATGGCTGACTTCATCCGGGATGGAGCATTCGACATCGTCTATCCCAACACCAGTTCCGTGGCCTACCGCGCGATCGGTCTGCTCGGCCCCCGCCGCCCGGTCGCCGTCGGTGCCTGTCATGGTTACAACGAGCACGACTTCGCGTGTAACACGGAGTTTGTGGGATACCTGGACCACATCTTTGCCGTCAGCAACCTGGCAGCAGAGGAACTCCGTCGCCGCCTTGCGGGTGCGGACATCGGGGTCACCGCAATTCCCCTCGGACTGCCCTCCATGCGCGCGGCGCCCCCGCACACTTTTGCCGGGCCTCTCCAAATTGCGTTTGCGGGCCGCCTCGCGCACATCAAACGCATCGGTGACATGATCGAAGTCGCGCGTCGCTTGCGCGAAGCGGGTCTGGATTTTCGATTACGTATTGTAGGCGGCGGACCGTTGCGTGGTGAGTTGACACGGCAAGTGGCGGCTTGCGGTTTGGAAGGCCACGTTGGGTTTACTGGCTTCTTGCCGAGATCCGAACTGGACGGATTGTGGCAGACGGCGCACCTCACCTTTCTCCTGTCAGAATCCGAAGGCTTCGGCCTGAGCGTGCTCGAAGCGATGAGATTCGGGTGCGTGCCCATCGTCACGGAAACCTGTGGTTGCCGCGAGGCGATCCGAAACGGCGACAGCGGCTTTGTCGTGCAGTTGGGCGACGTGGACAAAGTCACGGCCTTGGTTCGGCAGCTTGATCGTGACCGCGACTACCTCGGGCGCATGTCTGCCGAGGCGGCCTGCACGGTGCGGGAGGAATATGCTTTCGAAAAGGAAGTGGCGCGGCACTTGGAGGCGATCCGACAGGCGCAAGACCACCACCGACGTTACGTGGCAGAGGCGGTTTCGTGGAAGTTCCAGCCAGCCAGTTTTATCAATCACCCCTGGGTACCTAATTGGCTCGCCAAGAACTTGCGCCGTGCGCAGCGCCGCCTTGGACGATGA
- a CDS encoding class I SAM-dependent methyltransferase — translation MSELMKEEPNRISRPLSVADEAYERYVSTKIGDVVGCDEKSLNRFARTYAHYLRDWLPPAKDAAILDVGCGHGNMLYSLKAWGYTRVAGLDRSAEQVSLARRLHPEAIEADALQYLAQHPNSYDVVLAIDLFEHLSLDQARQFLKDCHTALRTGGRLIMQLPNAGSVRGGELVWGDITHCRAYSAPAIQQFLKLTGFVQIEFRETGPAIIGLRSLLRLILWSSLRTGLRAFDLIEGGRASPIQTRTFLVRTIKGTQC, via the coding sequence TTGAGCGAGTTGATGAAGGAAGAACCAAACAGAATCAGTAGGCCGCTTTCCGTGGCAGATGAGGCGTACGAAAGGTACGTCAGCACCAAGATTGGTGATGTTGTGGGCTGCGACGAGAAGTCTCTGAACCGGTTCGCGCGGACCTACGCCCATTATCTGCGTGACTGGCTGCCGCCCGCCAAAGATGCCGCGATTCTGGACGTCGGGTGCGGGCATGGAAACATGCTGTATTCGCTTAAAGCCTGGGGCTACACGCGTGTGGCCGGGTTGGATCGTTCCGCTGAGCAGGTGTCCCTGGCTCGGAGGCTCCACCCTGAAGCGATTGAGGCTGACGCGCTCCAGTACCTTGCACAACACCCAAATAGTTACGATGTCGTGCTGGCGATCGATCTTTTTGAGCATTTGTCATTGGACCAAGCCAGACAGTTCCTGAAGGATTGCCACACGGCTCTGCGCACGGGCGGCCGGCTGATCATGCAGTTACCGAACGCCGGATCTGTCCGGGGAGGTGAGTTGGTTTGGGGAGACATCACCCACTGCCGTGCCTACTCCGCACCTGCGATTCAGCAGTTCCTAAAATTGACTGGATTTGTCCAGATCGAATTTCGGGAGACCGGGCCCGCCATTATTGGGCTGAGGAGTCTTCTGAGATTAATTCTGTGGAGCAGCTTGCGAACCGGCTTGCGCGCTTTCGATCTGATCGAGGGTGGGAGAGCCTCCCCAATCCAAACGCGCACCTTCTTAGTCAGAACCATCAAGGGTACCCAATGCTAA
- a CDS encoding acyltransferase, which yields MNRVETIWRRYGWRAPFVVLVLAFRRWVCLRERFVLLYIKCCTKGRKGRRIRLGRDLLVTPGGFLSLGDDSYLGDRCMFEIDVNPEARVTIGNKFWINRDFHLHSGGQISIGNNVLIGEFVSIRDTTHVFEDPLRPTKEQPDVSSSIIIEDDVWIGRGSLIQTKPPERLVIGRGAVIGANTVVTTSIPAMEIWAGAPARLIRRRIRSGC from the coding sequence ATGAACCGAGTTGAAACAATTTGGCGCCGTTATGGGTGGCGCGCGCCATTCGTCGTCCTCGTGTTGGCTTTCCGACGGTGGGTCTGTCTTCGTGAGCGCTTCGTTCTGCTTTATATCAAGTGCTGCACGAAGGGTCGGAAGGGACGCAGAATCCGTCTGGGGCGCGATCTTTTGGTGACGCCGGGAGGCTTTCTGAGCCTGGGGGACGACTCGTATCTCGGCGACCGCTGTATGTTTGAAATCGACGTCAATCCTGAGGCCCGGGTCACCATTGGGAACAAGTTCTGGATCAACCGCGACTTCCATTTGCACAGTGGTGGACAAATCTCGATCGGAAACAATGTGCTCATCGGCGAATTCGTTTCAATCCGGGATACAACCCACGTTTTTGAGGATCCGCTTCGGCCAACCAAAGAACAACCGGATGTCAGCAGCTCCATCATCATCGAAGATGACGTGTGGATTGGGCGGGGCTCTCTGATTCAAACCAAACCGCCAGAACGTCTTGTTATAGGGCGCGGGGCCGTCATTGGGGCCAACACCGTGGTCACCACGTCCATTCCTGCGATGGAGATCTGGGCTGGAGCGCCGGCGCGCCTCATTCGGAGGAGAATCAGGTCTGGCTGTTGA
- a CDS encoding FkbM family methyltransferase produces the protein MNRLRRIADAMVLLLGCRLVRVSPKFFVPGTVERPIANLGMFLEDIRARGFRCRGIIDVGANTGGWTRMAMQSFPEADFLLIEPQVEMTACLDALCGEHRNVEYVLAGAGSEEGELVLSVYRDLMGSSFLPKADDSLLGTGKQRKTKIVTLDGLLSKREICPDLVKLDVQGFELEVLKGAATCFGRTEVFILETSLFRFESAAQPMTRELIQFMAERGYELYDITEFYRRPFDGALGQVDLAFVRANGVFRKSNQW, from the coding sequence ATGAACAGGCTCCGAAGAATTGCCGACGCGATGGTTCTACTGTTGGGTTGTCGCTTGGTACGCGTGTCGCCGAAGTTTTTTGTCCCTGGAACCGTTGAAAGGCCAATCGCCAATCTGGGGATGTTTCTCGAAGACATCCGAGCGCGCGGATTTCGATGTCGCGGAATCATTGACGTCGGGGCTAACACCGGAGGGTGGACGCGGATGGCGATGCAGAGTTTTCCAGAAGCAGATTTTCTATTGATCGAGCCTCAAGTTGAAATGACGGCCTGCCTTGATGCGTTATGCGGCGAGCATCGCAATGTCGAGTATGTGCTCGCAGGAGCTGGAAGCGAAGAGGGTGAACTCGTCCTGAGCGTTTACCGCGATCTCATGGGTTCGTCGTTTCTGCCGAAAGCAGATGATTCACTTCTTGGCACCGGTAAGCAACGGAAAACAAAGATCGTGACTCTGGACGGCCTGTTGTCAAAACGGGAGATATGCCCCGACCTCGTCAAACTGGATGTTCAAGGATTTGAATTAGAAGTTCTCAAAGGGGCTGCGACATGCTTTGGCCGAACGGAGGTGTTTATTCTCGAAACTTCTCTTTTTCGCTTTGAAAGTGCAGCGCAACCTATGACGCGAGAGCTCATACAGTTCATGGCAGAACGAGGCTATGAGCTTTACGACATCACAGAATTCTATCGGCGGCCCTTTGATGGTGCCTTGGGCCAGGTCGATTTGGCGTTCGTGCGAGCGAACGGTGTTTTCCGCAAGTCCAATCAATGGTGA
- a CDS encoding glycosyltransferase gives MKFIPTASEPVSRMHEERYGNEPGGRLILFLGAGWWGSDARALAAALRRRGHALIEVSSEDSFPLNWSIFSLRILRRLCRPQFVANYNRAILRHLENPAIDFLLVFKGTMLRASTLEAFRRRGFALYCFYPDVSFLDHGPEIWSCLPLYDCLFTTKSFHVDDPALKSRVRALRLVMHGFDPEVHRPIPLSKETLAHYGCDVSFVGCWSPKKEKFLGAIVQVCPGNDVRIWGPGWERSAANLRRCWRGGGAYGDELSVIYGATKVNLGLLSEPGGGTRVGDSVTTRTWQIPAAGGFLLHEDTVELGRFFSAGHEVAVFRSEADLPEKVKYYLANPEERLRIRAAGHRRCRDSRYTRDGAADEILAFHDGRGR, from the coding sequence ATGAAATTCATTCCAACAGCATCCGAACCGGTAAGCAGAATGCATGAGGAGCGTTATGGCAATGAGCCAGGTGGTCGTCTGATACTGTTTCTCGGCGCTGGCTGGTGGGGATCGGACGCTCGGGCCCTGGCGGCGGCCTTGCGCCGAAGGGGGCATGCCCTCATTGAGGTGAGTTCCGAGGATTCCTTCCCTCTGAACTGGTCAATCTTCAGTTTGCGTATCTTGCGCCGCCTTTGCCGTCCCCAGTTCGTTGCGAATTACAACCGGGCCATTCTTCGGCATCTGGAAAACCCGGCCATTGATTTTCTCCTGGTATTTAAGGGCACGATGCTTCGCGCCTCCACGCTTGAGGCCTTTCGCCGGCGGGGATTTGCTCTCTATTGTTTTTACCCCGATGTCAGTTTCCTGGACCACGGTCCGGAAATCTGGTCCTGCCTTCCGCTCTATGACTGTCTTTTCACGACCAAATCATTTCATGTTGATGATCCGGCGCTGAAATCCCGGGTTCGAGCGCTCCGGTTGGTCATGCACGGTTTCGATCCGGAAGTCCATCGCCCGATACCGCTTTCCAAGGAAACGCTCGCCCACTATGGTTGCGATGTTTCCTTCGTTGGGTGCTGGTCGCCCAAGAAGGAAAAGTTCCTCGGGGCCATCGTGCAGGTTTGCCCCGGCAACGACGTCCGCATTTGGGGGCCCGGCTGGGAACGTTCGGCTGCAAACCTACGCAGGTGCTGGCGGGGAGGCGGAGCCTACGGCGACGAACTATCGGTCATTTATGGAGCTACGAAGGTCAACCTTGGCCTCCTGAGCGAACCCGGTGGTGGTACGCGCGTCGGTGATAGTGTCACTACCCGCACTTGGCAGATTCCGGCGGCCGGTGGCTTTTTGCTGCACGAGGATACGGTCGAACTGGGCCGTTTCTTCAGCGCCGGTCACGAGGTGGCGGTCTTTCGGTCGGAAGCCGACTTGCCGGAGAAAGTCAAATACTACCTGGCCAATCCTGAGGAGAGGCTTCGTATACGAGCAGCGGGTCACCGGAGGTGCCGGGATTCTCGTTATACTCGGGATGGCGCGGCAGACGAAATCTTGGCATTCCATGATGGCCGTGGCCGCTAA
- a CDS encoding NAD(P)-dependent oxidoreductase — MMKALITGGAGFVGRHVCARLAKSGYEVTLVDNLYPGSGCQPLENWMPHLRPEPSRVELIRDDCRNFFRRPPSHTPQYDVVVHLAAVVGGRLVIENDPLAVAVDLSIDAEFFYWLSRLAYLPKRVHYFSSSAAYPVAHQRHDHHRELTEDMIEFKGEFLGQPDLTYGWSKLTGEYLARLTHERHGHHITCYRPFSGYGEDQDMTYPFPAILTRAVRGETPMTVWGSGRQMRDFIYIEDCIDGVLAVSEKVADGRGVNLSTGIATSFNDYASLAWEIVYGSRNGLELMNTADKPEGVFARYGSTQLQESLGFRYRTALTEGIRRCLDYWQRYAMKAA, encoded by the coding sequence ATGATGAAAGCATTGATCACCGGCGGAGCCGGTTTCGTGGGGCGACATGTCTGCGCGCGGCTGGCAAAAAGCGGATATGAAGTGACGTTGGTGGACAATCTTTATCCCGGTTCAGGCTGCCAGCCTCTCGAAAATTGGATGCCTCATCTGCGACCGGAACCATCGCGAGTCGAGTTGATTCGGGATGACTGCCGCAACTTCTTCCGGCGTCCTCCGTCTCACACGCCTCAATACGACGTGGTGGTGCACTTGGCGGCCGTAGTCGGGGGCCGACTGGTGATCGAAAACGATCCCCTGGCCGTGGCCGTGGATCTGTCCATCGACGCCGAGTTTTTCTACTGGCTGTCGCGCTTGGCATATCTCCCGAAACGTGTCCACTACTTCAGTTCGTCCGCCGCGTATCCGGTTGCCCACCAACGGCACGATCATCACAGGGAACTGACCGAGGATATGATCGAGTTCAAAGGCGAGTTTCTCGGTCAGCCGGATCTGACCTACGGCTGGTCTAAACTTACAGGCGAATACCTGGCTCGGCTGACCCACGAGCGACACGGCCACCACATCACTTGCTACCGTCCCTTCTCCGGCTATGGCGAGGACCAGGACATGACCTACCCGTTTCCCGCCATCTTGACGCGCGCTGTGCGAGGCGAAACCCCCATGACCGTCTGGGGTAGTGGTCGCCAAATGCGTGATTTCATTTACATCGAGGATTGTATTGACGGCGTGCTGGCGGTATCAGAAAAGGTGGCTGATGGCCGTGGCGTGAATCTGTCCACCGGCATCGCGACCAGTTTCAACGACTACGCATCGCTGGCCTGGGAGATCGTGTATGGCAGCCGCAACGGGCTTGAACTGATGAACACGGCCGATAAGCCGGAAGGGGTGTTCGCACGTTATGGCTCTACACAACTACAGGAATCGCTTGGTTTCCGCTACCGCACCGCATTAACAGAAGGCATTCGACGGTGTTTGGATTACTGGCAGCGCTACGCAATGAAGGCGGCTTAG
- a CDS encoding glycosyltransferase produces the protein MENLKVKYERRDRKSFHGDALNRATRILFVTRPPVEILPPTLHQANILAEEGFRVSIACCRKPGLQNAAAGLNSAIERFSLGENFGVRRPLSARMLEVWRLHRRVRRLVRGLHPGVVIASDADAALAVGNSAGRNGAKLVWHFHHIPEDHSESWSVALANRYVYRNAKLPDLITNCDKSRAEVFAQKAGIDPEKTLIVPNCTRPILRLPEPTLRKTLAHAIPENSGIVLYHGWVGPTHGLELAIRSMPQWPNNSFFVIKGKAGPEYAEGLKQMALKLGVAGRVIFHNPGFQSFEEHYATIAGADLGWTVFEPVNINWKYQAMGSNKRFECMALGLPQIADRNPGAVEFIEGEGFGLCIPWDSVEGAAAAVHRLLDDKTLHKRMAEHGRRLHLERYNYDEQYRPVVRRLRSMLGGNQP, from the coding sequence ATGGAAAATTTAAAAGTAAAATATGAGCGCAGAGACCGCAAGAGTTTCCATGGTGATGCCCTAAACCGGGCAACGCGTATACTGTTTGTCACCCGGCCGCCCGTCGAGATTCTTCCGCCTACCCTCCACCAGGCAAACATCCTCGCTGAGGAAGGCTTTCGGGTAAGCATTGCCTGCTGTCGAAAGCCAGGTTTGCAGAATGCAGCAGCGGGCTTGAACAGTGCGATTGAGCGTTTCTCCTTAGGCGAGAATTTCGGCGTGCGGCGACCTCTGTCGGCCCGGATGCTGGAAGTGTGGCGCTTGCACCGCCGCGTTCGGCGGCTGGTTCGGGGGTTGCATCCGGGCGTTGTAATCGCTAGCGACGCGGATGCGGCACTCGCGGTGGGGAATTCGGCTGGGCGGAATGGGGCGAAGCTAGTCTGGCATTTTCATCACATCCCGGAGGATCACAGCGAAAGTTGGAGCGTGGCACTGGCCAACCGTTACGTCTATCGCAACGCAAAACTCCCGGATCTGATCACGAATTGTGACAAATCCCGCGCTGAGGTCTTTGCTCAAAAAGCAGGAATAGACCCTGAAAAAACTCTGATTGTTCCAAATTGCACGCGCCCAATCCTGCGGCTACCGGAGCCGACTTTGCGAAAGACACTGGCCCACGCAATTCCCGAGAATTCTGGAATAGTCCTGTACCATGGTTGGGTCGGGCCCACGCATGGCCTTGAACTGGCAATACGTTCGATGCCGCAATGGCCGAATAATAGTTTCTTCGTTATCAAGGGCAAGGCCGGCCCCGAATACGCTGAGGGCTTGAAGCAGATGGCGCTCAAGCTGGGGGTCGCCGGGCGGGTTATTTTCCATAACCCAGGCTTTCAGTCTTTCGAGGAGCATTACGCCACCATCGCCGGCGCCGACCTTGGGTGGACCGTGTTCGAGCCGGTGAACATCAACTGGAAGTACCAGGCGATGGGTTCCAATAAGCGCTTCGAGTGCATGGCATTGGGTCTGCCTCAGATTGCGGACCGCAATCCGGGGGCCGTGGAGTTCATCGAAGGGGAGGGCTTCGGGTTGTGCATTCCTTGGGATTCGGTGGAAGGCGCGGCAGCCGCGGTGCATCGCCTGCTGGATGACAAAACACTCCACAAACGGATGGCGGAGCACGGCCGCCGGCTGCACTTGGAGCGCTACAACTACGACGAGCAGTACCGACCCGTAGTGCGGAGGCTACGATCCATGCTGGGAGGAAACCAGCCATGA
- a CDS encoding glycosyltransferase family 2 protein yields MSNPLVSVLMTAYNREQYIAEAIESVLAQTFTDFELIVVDDGSKDRSVEIARRYASDQRVRLFVNEINLGQFQNRNRAAKLARGKYLKYLDADDMLYPHCLDVMTHQMEMFPQAGLGFANQPREEWAYPVALGPRDAYRLNFLGSGGLGHGPTFAIVRKDTFWEVGGFPVMHLSSDMEFNLTVARRHQILFTIQGLVFYRYHAGQQEGGVLIERGWWCRTIGAQAESFRILRDALLHPNCPLSESERTLAMRNLVGIHLRLLARYILRGWLKDAVALWRLSNCELEDMRWALSPSRFPYATAMGNIEPRTVAPNWKAYPHIEKPGGIETKSHEPS; encoded by the coding sequence ATGAGTAACCCCCTTGTCAGCGTCCTGATGACAGCCTACAACCGCGAGCAGTACATCGCGGAGGCCATTGAGAGCGTGCTTGCGCAGACGTTCACCGACTTCGAACTGATCGTTGTGGATGACGGCTCAAAAGACAGATCGGTTGAAATCGCTCGGCGCTACGCCTCTGACCAGCGCGTGCGCTTGTTTGTCAACGAGATCAATCTGGGCCAGTTCCAGAATCGAAATCGAGCGGCCAAACTGGCTCGAGGCAAGTACCTGAAGTATCTCGACGCGGATGACATGTTGTATCCTCATTGTCTGGACGTGATGACCCACCAGATGGAGATGTTCCCGCAAGCCGGGCTGGGGTTTGCCAATCAACCAAGGGAGGAGTGGGCTTATCCGGTAGCGTTAGGCCCCAGAGATGCTTATCGGCTCAATTTTCTGGGCAGCGGCGGGTTGGGTCACGGTCCTACATTCGCCATTGTTCGCAAAGACACTTTCTGGGAGGTGGGCGGGTTTCCGGTCATGCACCTCTCCAGCGACATGGAATTCAATCTGACTGTCGCCCGCCGACATCAGATTCTTTTCACCATCCAAGGCTTGGTGTTTTACCGTTACCATGCTGGGCAGCAGGAAGGGGGAGTTCTAATTGAAAGGGGGTGGTGGTGCCGAACAATCGGGGCCCAGGCTGAATCGTTTCGGATTCTAAGAGATGCCTTGTTGCATCCGAACTGTCCCTTGTCGGAATCGGAGCGGACCTTAGCAATGCGAAATCTCGTCGGCATCCATCTGCGCCTCCTGGCCCGATATATTCTGCGTGGCTGGTTGAAGGACGCAGTTGCGCTCTGGCGACTCTCAAATTGCGAATTGGAAGATATGCGATGGGCGTTGTCGCCAAGCCGCTTCCCATACGCCACGGCCATGGGTAACATCGAGCCGCGAACAGTCGCCCCGAACTGGAAGGCTTATCCACACATTGAGAAGCCAGGCGGCATTGAAACCAAGTCACATGAACCGAGTTGA
- a CDS encoding polysaccharide deacetylase family protein: protein MYHHVAPVEAVPPGWEANEGWRFMHTPEGFSRQLLELRRRGYRFISLAELVDDIHKRGAEDPKTVAVTFDDGWLDNFIFGLPVLKELSVSATFFVTSGHLHRGKDDAEKMNTAQLQEMLRAGMTIGGHTRTHPDLTKLLPEQARDEIVGCKEDLEGALGVPVQFFAYPGGAFNRSVARLTQEAGYVAACSVLGPARNDQSSLFWLYRDLLSESMNTHHDRYRLSPIARRLLSFRVRRRLSRILAAN, encoded by the coding sequence ATGTATCATCACGTTGCCCCGGTGGAAGCCGTGCCGCCCGGATGGGAGGCCAACGAAGGCTGGCGGTTTATGCATACGCCCGAAGGATTCTCACGACAACTCCTCGAATTGCGGCGGCGCGGCTACCGCTTTATCTCGCTGGCCGAACTCGTGGACGACATCCACAAACGCGGGGCTGAAGACCCAAAGACCGTTGCGGTGACGTTTGACGACGGGTGGTTGGACAATTTCATCTTCGGGTTGCCGGTACTCAAGGAGCTTTCGGTGTCGGCGACGTTTTTTGTGACGAGCGGGCATCTCCACCGAGGAAAAGATGATGCCGAAAAGATGAACACGGCGCAGTTGCAGGAAATGTTGCGTGCGGGCATGACCATCGGAGGCCACACGCGCACCCACCCAGATCTCACCAAGTTGTTACCAGAGCAGGCCCGGGACGAGATCGTTGGTTGCAAGGAGGATTTGGAAGGTGCGCTTGGAGTCCCTGTCCAGTTTTTCGCCTATCCGGGAGGCGCGTTCAATCGCAGTGTCGCTCGCCTCACGCAGGAAGCCGGTTACGTGGCCGCTTGTTCCGTGCTCGGCCCAGCCCGCAATGACCAATCCTCTTTGTTCTGGCTTTACCGCGACCTGCTGAGCGAATCCATGAATACGCACCATGACCGTTATCGCCTCAGCCCAATTGCCCGTCGGTTGCTTTCCTTTCGTGTCCGCAGGCGGTTGTCCCGAATACTCGCGGCGAATTGA
- a CDS encoding glycosyltransferase, producing MQETKNKPRDPAVSVLVAVYNCAPYLPAALDSVLCQSFADFEILVVDDASTDETPAILRAYAQRDNRFVLRRNERNLKLAASLNRGLAVCRAPLIARADGDDLCHPRRLERQVEFLSQHPEVGAVSSSYNRIAADGRAIGFQPLPTESAMIKFRLLWESSLSHAGVLYRASEVRAVGGYDGTFITAQDYDLWARLAERTEFANLREPLLTVRTHAACATTVRASETQKSARSVSRRMLSRYLGRVVDEHKAAALRTLLCAYDAIAADEVSPALALLEEMLERARKNEKLATWRWAKRELCASLLKQAHYLTYTDPTNSWQLLRKVATVHARGLCSTAGTSQIARLLLRHMRRAKFPASAGASKRAAL from the coding sequence GTGCAGGAAACCAAAAACAAACCGCGCGATCCGGCTGTCAGCGTCTTGGTGGCCGTGTACAACTGCGCTCCATATTTGCCTGCCGCGCTGGACAGCGTGCTGTGTCAGTCCTTTGCCGACTTTGAGATTCTCGTGGTGGACGACGCAAGCACGGACGAGACGCCGGCCATTTTGAGAGCCTACGCGCAGCGCGATAACCGGTTCGTTCTGCGTCGTAACGAGCGCAATCTGAAACTGGCGGCTTCCCTGAACCGCGGACTCGCGGTGTGCCGCGCGCCGCTCATTGCGCGTGCGGATGGTGACGATCTTTGCCATCCAAGGCGATTGGAGCGACAAGTGGAGTTTCTCAGTCAACACCCGGAGGTTGGGGCCGTTTCTAGCAGTTATAATCGTATCGCCGCCGACGGTCGTGCTATTGGGTTCCAGCCCTTGCCGACCGAAAGCGCGATGATCAAGTTCAGGCTACTTTGGGAGAGTTCCCTCAGTCATGCCGGGGTTCTCTACCGGGCGAGCGAGGTGCGTGCGGTGGGCGGTTATGATGGAACTTTCATTACCGCTCAAGACTACGATCTCTGGGCGCGCTTGGCGGAGCGGACGGAGTTCGCGAATCTTCGCGAGCCGTTGCTGACGGTGCGCACCCATGCAGCGTGCGCCACCACGGTGCGTGCATCGGAAACGCAGAAATCTGCCAGAAGCGTGTCGCGTCGGATGCTTTCGCGCTATCTTGGACGCGTCGTGGACGAGCACAAGGCCGCGGCTTTGCGGACGCTGCTCTGCGCGTACGATGCAATTGCGGCGGATGAAGTTTCACCCGCGTTGGCTTTGCTGGAGGAAATGCTGGAGCGTGCCCGGAAAAATGAAAAGCTTGCAACCTGGCGATGGGCCAAACGCGAACTTTGCGCGTCGCTCCTCAAGCAGGCGCATTACCTGACATACACCGATCCGACTAATAGTTGGCAGTTGCTTCGCAAGGTTGCGACGGTTCATGCGCGAGGTTTGTGTTCAACCGCGGGAACGTCGCAGATTGCGCGGCTACTCCTCCGTCATATGCGCCGGGCGAAGTTCCCGGCCAGCGCGGGAGCTTCGAAGAGGGCTGCGCTCTGA
- a CDS encoding glycosyltransferase, translating into MKVAHVIPYLGRAQGGPVFALAAYAAGLAEAGCHVEVFSVIHPDDGLPIVFAPRVQTSTFGRSRWGTFRRSPRLARALAQAPCEIIHSHGLWTDVHRSAYLASRCRGLPHLVATCGMLAPTALSYHWWKKLPVRIWFQAQALHEAQCLHAKSELEHQHLRQFGLRNPVAIIPNPVAPSAVSAVLSSAEFQKGAGVPAGKDILLYLGRMHPVKGLPRLIEAWAALREHHDRWLLVLAGPDERGYKSKLEALVRQVRCVDSVLFTGELNQAKKWAALASAKLFVMPSDFENFGNSIAEALLSGLPVITTTGTPWQELPGRGAGWYIPPTATALTASLREAMALPEQKRQEMSVKATTFASQFSLETTIANLIQVYEWLLGQENRPKCVHLKS; encoded by the coding sequence ATGAAGGTGGCTCATGTTATCCCCTACCTCGGTCGGGCGCAAGGCGGTCCGGTTTTTGCGCTTGCGGCGTACGCCGCAGGCTTGGCCGAAGCCGGGTGTCACGTAGAGGTTTTTAGTGTCATCCACCCAGATGATGGCCTACCCATTGTTTTCGCTCCTCGTGTGCAGACTTCGACATTTGGCCGCTCCCGGTGGGGAACCTTCCGCCGCTCCCCTAGACTCGCCCGCGCCCTTGCTCAAGCGCCGTGTGAGATCATCCATTCGCACGGCCTATGGACGGATGTGCATCGTTCTGCATACCTCGCCTCACGCTGCCGTGGGTTACCTCATCTGGTGGCTACTTGTGGCATGTTGGCCCCGACTGCACTGAGTTATCATTGGTGGAAAAAGTTACCCGTGCGCATCTGGTTTCAGGCGCAGGCGTTGCACGAGGCCCAGTGCCTCCATGCGAAGTCAGAACTCGAACACCAGCACCTTCGTCAGTTCGGACTTCGTAATCCCGTGGCAATCATCCCCAACCCGGTCGCGCCGTCGGCCGTCTCGGCTGTTTTGTCCAGCGCAGAGTTTCAGAAGGGCGCCGGCGTCCCTGCCGGGAAGGACATTTTGCTTTATTTAGGAAGAATGCATCCCGTTAAAGGATTGCCGCGTCTCATTGAAGCTTGGGCGGCCTTGCGTGAACATCATGACCGGTGGCTGCTGGTGCTCGCCGGCCCGGACGAACGGGGTTACAAAAGTAAGCTTGAAGCCCTAGTTCGCCAAGTGCGCTGTGTTGACAGCGTTCTGTTCACAGGAGAACTAAATCAGGCAAAAAAGTGGGCCGCCCTCGCCTCGGCAAAACTTTTTGTGATGCCCAGCGATTTCGAGAATTTTGGGAACTCCATCGCCGAGGCTCTTCTGTCAGGTCTCCCGGTCATTACTACCACCGGTACGCCGTGGCAGGAGTTACCCGGGAGAGGTGCCGGGTGGTATATCCCGCCTACGGCGACAGCGTTGACCGCTTCACTGCGAGAAGCCATGGCATTGCCGGAGCAGAAGCGTCAAGAAATGAGCGTCAAGGCGACGACATTCGCGAGCCAGTTTAGCTTGGAGACGACGATCGCAAA